In Ferrimicrobium acidiphilum DSM 19497, the DNA window GATGGCTAGCACTTCACCACAAGTTCGGTAAACTCCGTCTAGATCAAGTCCTCGAAGCGGCCATAGGCTACGCTAGCAACGGATTCCCAGCCTCAAATCGTCTGCGGCGCAACTTCGAACAGATACGCAATCTCGCCTCTGGAGTCGAACTCGCTAACTTTCTCAATCCAACGTCTAGCTCTTTTCCAATGGTGCGGCGCCCTGGCATAGCTCGAACGCTATTGGCGATATCAAAACTCGGTCGAGAGGGGTTCTATGCCGGAGAGTTCGGAGCCGAACTGATGAAGTTGAGCGAAGGTGTCTTCCGTCCAGATGACCTCGCTGAGCCAATCGCGAGGTTCACAACGCCGCTCAAGGCGACTATTTTTGGTCATATCCTTGCAACCAACCCAGCTCCAAGTGCAGGCTTCCTGACTCTCGGAGCGTTAGCCGCACTCGACGGGGTACCGACTGAGGTTGGAGACGTTCACTGGTATGCGGACCTTATCAATGCCTTTCGCACCACGGGATGGATGCGCGGGTATCACCACGATAAAGTCGAGCTGTCGACGGTCTTGGCCAACACAATCTCTCCCGCCACGCCCCTCACTCGTACTGTCGCAACTGGACCAGATACAACCGCAATCACCGCAGTTGATGCCAACGGACTGGGCATCGTGCTGGTACAATCGAACGGCCATGCATTTGGATCGCGACTTGCGACACCAGATACCAACATCTTCATCCATGACCGTGGCGCTGTAGGCTTCAATCTCATAGCCGGGGATGCCAACGAACTCAAGCCGCGTAGTCGCCCTAGGCATACACTCGCACCAGTCGTCGCTCAGACCCCCGATGGTCATCTCGCACTGCTAGCGGGAACCATGGGGGCGGATCGCCAACCCAGCATCCTCGCTCAGGTCATCACTGCAGCACTACGCGATGGGGCCGACCCGAACGATGCGCTGGTTCAGCCACGCTTTGCATTTTCTTCGCCCACCACTAGTGAACTCTCGGGCTTTGATACCTACGACAGCGATCAGCTACCAATCCTCACCTGTGAGGGGCACCTGCCAAAGCCGGTTATAGATGCGCTCGAAAAAAGATTTGGACCAGTGCAGTCAACCCCAGCTTTCGCGCCGGACGCAGGTGTTGCCCATCTCACACTCCGAAGATTCAACAATTGGATGATCGCCTCAGATCCAAGATCAGAGGCGGCTGGTACCGCTGGCTTTTAAGCGATGAGATCAACTCCGCTATAGAGAGTAGAGCTGCCTTGGCCACTCATACGACATTTGGGTAGTTGGTGCGCCATCGAGTCGCTGTGCTGTGGTTGACTAGATCCAGCGCGTTACCTCCATCCACGCACCTCGACCGCATGTTCAGGAAGACCAGGATTATATTCCTAACCGCATTCACGTCTGCGTTGGCGGTGTGTCCACACTACAGACAACAGAGGGTCTTCACTCTTGCGTTTCAACTTGTCAGTATCGCAATGCCGGCTTCGGCCCGTAGTGGCGACCATTCACCTATCCCTAGATCATCAATTCGCTGGACTTGGGACCACGCACTGAGAACTTCTTGTTCACGCTGCAATGGTGTTGATACACGCGCCTAGACATAAAGAATGACGTAGTTAACCGTTGATTGGGCCCTGGACTGCGCGCAAACTTGCCGCAGATCTACCACGCAGCACGCTAATCATCTCAGCTATAATCGCCACAGACGTCTCCGCTGTACTGCGAGACCCTATATCTAAGCCAGCTGGCCCATACACTCTCCCGAGATGCTCTACGCAGTTGCACTCCAGCAAACGTCGCCGTCTCTCCTCCTGTGTCCCCCTGGAGCCCAAGGATCCGACATAGGAGACCTCGGTATCCTGCAAAATATGGTGAAGCACCGGAGTCACGTGATCATGATCGTGATCGAGTACGACCACTCCATCGCTTCGGCCAACCAACGGAGGCTTCTCTCCCTGCCCCAATTGAGTTACCTCTATCCCGAGGAGATCCCCTTGGATCTGAAGTGCCTTGGCGAGAACACCTCCGCCAATGACGACCAACCGCGAACTTGGGATGAAGCAGTGAATATGAAGCGTCAGTTGCTCCGAAGCAAGCACCGACACCCCCGCCCTTCCACGCGCCAGTAGTTCAGCTGCCTGTTGAGTTCCAGGGCCATCACCCGGAAGATCGATAGTCGCCACCTGGATTCCAATGGGGCGTGACTGCGCATCCAGCGCGGTCACTAGAGCGAACGGCCGTCGCGCCCCGACATGCGGCCTGATGTCAGGCAGCCACGCCCATGGATGCACCATGACTCGAACCGACCCCCCACAGGCAAGTCCACTCGCTACAGCCTCACGGTCACCGATATCGAGTGAGAGGGTGTTGGGCTCCTCGGTCATACCTTCGGCGATAAGCCTCGACCCGAGTGACGGGGAGAGCACTGAACCATAACGCTGCCTACCGGCCACGACCATGAGGTCATTACTCCGATCTCCGCCACCAAAGCCGTTCAACTCAAACAGACGCGCCACCATCGAACTTGGGTCTAACTGCTGTTCGATCAACAAACTCAGCTCTTCAAAGTTCACTACCTGCCACCTTTGCCTTCGAAAAATATCTATGGATCTGCACGTTCGCGCATCAACTGCGCGAAGTACTGTTGCACCTTCATGGTTACCGGGCCCGGCGAGTTGTCAAACGTCCGTTGATCAATCCGAGACACACCTTGGACCATTCTGAGAGTGGAGGTCACAAAAACCTCGCTAACCGATGAATCGAACAACGAGGCAGATGAGACATCCTCTTCAGTGGCCCCAACGCCCTCCAGTACCAGATCGCGGGTGACCCCTGCCAAGCAACCAGCACTCAACGGTGGCGTAACAATTATCCCGTCGCGGACCAGAAAGATATTCGATCCTGATCCTTCGCAGAGGTTCCCAACCGTATTCGCGAACAGCACTTCGTCTGCGCCTTGTTCTATCGCCCAGGCCAATGCAATCACGTTCTCTGCATACGAGGTCGTCTTCAATCCAGCAAGCACTCCACGTTCGTTACGGGGCCATGGCGCCAATGCGAGTGCCGTCGTCGCAGGCTCAAGTGCAATCTCCTCAGTCGCGATGATCGCCCTCGGTTCAACTACCCTCGAACGACCTGATCCGAGACCTGAATTTCCTGCGGTATAGGTAATACGTATTTTTGCGGTGTCAACCCGGTTCCGAACGATCAGCTCTCCAATCCCTTTGCGTAGAGCCTCCACATCTGGCTCCGGGAGTCCCATGCCCCGTGCGGTACGACAAAGACGATCTAAATGTCTTCTCACCGCAAAGGCTACGCCTTCTACAACCACAAGTGTCTCGAAGG includes these proteins:
- a CDS encoding gamma-glutamyltransferase yields the protein MSYFSPSFSQLFPNAAISSIDPLASQAAVDLLRRGGSAIDAAIAANAVLAVTAPDQCGLGGDLVALVYSPPSSRGSAEVQSLQAIGSSGTGASAESLRADGHSSIPRSSLHALTVPGAVDGWLALHHKFGKLRLDQVLEAAIGYASNGFPASNRLRRNFEQIRNLASGVELANFLNPTSSSFPMVRRPGIARTLLAISKLGREGFYAGEFGAELMKLSEGVFRPDDLAEPIARFTTPLKATIFGHILATNPAPSAGFLTLGALAALDGVPTEVGDVHWYADLINAFRTTGWMRGYHHDKVELSTVLANTISPATPLTRTVATGPDTTAITAVDANGLGIVLVQSNGHAFGSRLATPDTNIFIHDRGAVGFNLIAGDANELKPRSRPRHTLAPVVAQTPDGHLALLAGTMGADRQPSILAQVITAALRDGADPNDALVQPRFAFSSPTTSELSGFDTYDSDQLPILTCEGHLPKPVIDALEKRFGPVQSTPAFAPDAGVAHLTLRRFNNWMIASDPRSEAAGTAGF
- a CDS encoding XdhC family protein, translating into MNFEELSLLIEQQLDPSSMVARLFELNGFGGGDRSNDLMVVAGRQRYGSVLSPSLGSRLIAEGMTEEPNTLSLDIGDREAVASGLACGGSVRVMVHPWAWLPDIRPHVGARRPFALVTALDAQSRPIGIQVATIDLPGDGPGTQQAAELLARGRAGVSVLASEQLTLHIHCFIPSSRLVVIGGGVLAKALQIQGDLLGIEVTQLGQGEKPPLVGRSDGVVVLDHDHDHVTPVLHHILQDTEVSYVGSLGSRGTQEERRRRLLECNCVEHLGRVYGPAGLDIGSRSTAETSVAIIAEMISVLRGRSAASLRAVQGPING
- a CDS encoding aminotransferase class IV, with amino-acid sequence MTMVWIDGYLQEADNTGVPVFDHGLVCGDGAFETLVVVEGVAFAVRRHLDRLCRTARGMGLPEPDVEALRKGIGELIVRNRVDTAKIRITYTAGNSGLGSGRSRVVEPRAIIATEEIALEPATTALALAPWPRNERGVLAGLKTTSYAENVIALAWAIEQGADEVLFANTVGNLCEGSGSNIFLVRDGIIVTPPLSAGCLAGVTRDLVLEGVGATEEDVSSASLFDSSVSEVFVTSTLRMVQGVSRIDQRTFDNSPGPVTMKVQQYFAQLMRERADP